The following are from one region of the Osmia bicornis bicornis chromosome 8, iOsmBic2.1, whole genome shotgun sequence genome:
- the LOC114873749 gene encoding reticulocyte-binding protein homolog 1-like isoform X2, with amino-acid sequence MIHSIEGVEIHSVKFLLFLFNGIKGESNIIHKTIAMGRKRRRNHWRRQWKSITQIKQDISVNENSLKKGYIKNKYKEILGSKEPIVLLKKLPIKEILLPRLINQNSQNNIIKQNYEQKPEHSNQKLNSVKPMPHTPDTSRSKNLSSSWGILHDTDLKEKALKNDTKLKICLNKIKLCDRNLNVISPSDKLKTVHKNDLKQKVQHTQVGRKPKTIINNKFKSKQNQKTYRNLDINENESLHGSSFFNFDSLSHSDVDLSDRIFVKNYIMNRYLADLERSSTLNNIVKETNECCMNSEKENLSLKNVEKDVTNSVCDTLDQNVKKVKKLPTIIREDILPKYSVKLRLSKQEVNQPCNEGAKFHSNDISNEINFQDSGCSTVVPKKSNITHITECLEINKKQSLNLKRKFVIPKMQKKNADFDKDDKEVDKENNKNTLFYKNTLTDLFKQNCLNFDQDTNSQPSKKIKLDNNKWLQNSINFELNNNGIIPQMTTSSGLNNVELNSEEVVTEIDETKSKTDKGIPDFMKQNQIESVVGIQDCNSLQNTKEPEEVASNACELPKKKQYPTSVEEDDDDDDRISLFADSEIIKEYGCSTPSPAHEKPYYMTDKSFDNYYKSNKSEFNEMYENNNVSNTTNEIKFQPRLKSTNSRKNTVNQNYLLRTVFAGSCYKMIQTGTCYNNMCQFSHGFLYTMNLLYRNEEQTFFLVLEELVSNGHIRFIQRIFKELAHNCASDIFYVIKIAKRLFELNSITNEITTDITQCLRTTRRSLNIISDRLATLVNEYDFKFINWILSISQSFIEFGTYWDTFRSLLLKTTYLEPRIVEIILQECIVTRRHLRDININIICKLETNVYSKINEQLLLNFNNLIKCNENNSGIKQNVTAETKTLQQKDISSKTNKEDNNNNNNKNTGNDQNVIIRVNTNFETVHKTPISFEANNEDAENGNTSLTLHPIDGLAEPSSALGRRKFFPFYQEVHRLQEGLENNDYDRVMKILNSVQKNQGTLFANACYQILSKKIIRSHHHLSKLIPYTVRTGATKVLYKILLEVAISILAHLTAENYWVLAYTLLKNVYVLLKYKINVHRLDATTIMLFAEIYLANQQPIKALKLLKQSNIILSCRSQWNVRSTEQDSYLRTQVISLLLDELCELFPEHGFTLFRILITEQFSNFYPIDLASFANKIVSVLIQKEYYEYVIDAGILVDDQSFTLNTITFRALIAILVNLDMQLAKQLYRKAMNLGIYSRPRFQPITFLIIDSDWTSEEMYLGIFNLMKQLLLNIGHAIERVSPRQLSVYLIFESIPLENQLNYDTGKNQCNKTVEASRLLMQQMLKQKFDPPILMMKTNKDKVCRLNNKSVLAYLQTEHYE; translated from the exons atgatACATAGCATCGAAGGTGTAGAAATACATTCGGtgaaatttcttttgtttctttttaatggAATCAAAGGCG AAAGTAATATAATTCATAAAACAATCGCAATGGGGAGAAAAAGGAGACGAAATCATTGGCGCCGGCAATGGAAATCTATTACACAGATTAAACAAGATATATCTGTTAATGAGAACTCATTAAAGAAGggatatatcaaaaataaatataaagaaatcCTAGGTTCCAAAGAACCTATTGTTCTTCTAAAGAAACTACCAATAAAAGAGATATTATTGCCTAGACttataaatcaaaattcacaaaataatATCATTAAGCAAAATTATGAACAGAAACCAGAACATAGCAACCAAAAATTAAACAGTGTCAAGCCTATGCCTCATACACCAGACACAAGTAGATCTAAAAATCTATCCAGTTCATGGGGAATACTACATG atacagatttaaaagaaaaagcattaaaaaatgatacaaaatTAAAGATTTGTTTAAATAAGATTAAACTGTGTGatagaaatttaaatgttataaGCCCTtctgataaattaaaaactgttcataaaaatgatttgaaaCAGAAAGTTCAACATACCCAGGTTGGAAGAAAGCCTAAGactattataaataataaatttaagagTAAGCAAAACCAAAAGACTTACAGAAATCttgatataaatgaaaatgagaGCCTACATGGaagttcattttttaattttgatagtTTGTCACATAGTGATGTAGACCTTTCAGAtagaatttttgttaaaaactATATAATGAATAGATATTTGGCAGATTTAGAAAGATCAAGCACTCTTAATAATATtgtcaaagaaacaaatgaatgttgtatgaacagtgaaaaagaaaatttatcattgaaaaatgtagaaaaagaTGTAACAAATTCTGTATGTGATACTCTTGATCAAAATGtgaaaaaagtaaagaaattaCCAACCATTATTAGGGAAGATATATTACCAAAATACTCTGTTAAACTCAGATTATCAAAGCAGGAAGTAAATCAGCCTTGTAATGAGGGTGCTAAATTTCATAGCAATGATATAagtaatgaaataaattttcaagattctGGTTGTTCTACAGTTGTTCCAAAGAAGAGTAACATTACACATATAACTGAATGTTTGGagattaataaaaaacaaagtttaaatttaaaaagaaaatttgttataCCCAAAATGCAGAAAAAAAATGCAGATTTTGATAAAGATGATAAAGAAGTTGataaagaaaacaataaaaataccttattttacaaaaatactttaacagatttatttaaacaaaattgtttaaactttGATCAAGACACTAATAGTCAGCCttcaaaaaaaataaaattggatAACAATAAGTGGCTTcaaaattctattaattttgaattgaatAATAATGGAATAATCCCTCAAATGACAACATCAAGTGGTTTAAATAATGTTGAATTAAATAGTGAGGAGGTAGTTACAGAAATTGATGAAACAAAGTCGAAAACGGATAAAGGTATTCCAGATTTTATGAAACAGAATCAAATTGAAAGTGTTGTGGGTATTCAGGATTGTAATTCACTACAGAATACAAAGGAACCTGAAGAAGTAGCATCAAATGCTTGTGAATTACCTAAGAAGAAGCAGTATCCAACCTCAGTAGAAGaggatgatgatgatgatgaccGTATTTCTTTGTTTGCAgattcagaaataataaaaga gTATGGTTGTTCAACTCCCTCTCCAGCGCACGAAAAACCATATTATATGACTGATAAGTCGtttgataattattataaaagtaacaaatctgaattcaatgaaatgtacgaaaataataatgtaagTAATACTAcaaacgaaataaaatttcaaccaAGACTAAAATCAACAAACTCAAGGAAGAATACAGTAAACCAAAACTATTTACTCAGGACTGTATTTGCAGGAAGCTGTTATAAAATGATACAGACTGGCACATGTTATAATAATATGTGTCAGTTTAGTCACGGT TTTCTGTATACTATGAACTTATTATATCGTAACGAGGAGCAAACGTTCTTTCTCGTGTTAGAGGAATTAGTATCAAACGGTCATATACgttttattcaaagaatattTAAGGAGCTAGCACATAATTGTGCTTCTGACATTTTTTACGTGATAAAAATAGCAAAAAGGTTATTTGAATTAAACAGTATAACTAATGAAATAACAACTGATATCACTCAGTGCTTAAGAACAACGAGAAGATCTTTAAACATAATTAGCGATCGATTAGCCACTCTTGTAAACGAGTatgatttcaaatttataaattggATCCTGAGTATTTCACAAAGTTTTATCGAATTTGGTACATACTGGGATACTTTTAGAAGTTTACTGCTGAAAACAACATATTTGGAACCACGGATTGTAGAGATTATTTTACAAGAATGTATCGTTACAAGAAGACATCTTCGCGATATAAATATCAACATTATATGTAAACTCGAAACCAATGtttattctaaaataaatgaacaattattattaaattttaataatttaatcaaatgTAATGAGAATAATTCGGGGATAAAGCAAAATGTTACAGCAGAAACAAAAACATTACAGCAGAAAGATATTTCTTCCAAAACGAACAAagaagataataataataataataataaaaatacaggAAATGATCAAAATGTAATAATTCGTGTtaatacaaattttgaaacagTTCATAAGACACCTATTTCTTTCGAAGCAAATAATGAAGATGCAGAAAATGGAAATACTTCTTTAACATTACACCCGATAG ATGGTTTAGCAGAGCCTTCTTCTGCACTAGGAAGGCgaaaattttttcctttttatcaaGAAGTTCACAGGCTTCAGGAAGGACTTGAGAATAATGATTATGATCGTGTTATGAAAATCCTTAATTCAGTTCAAAAAAATCAAGGAACGCTTTTTGCAAATGCATGTTACCAAATTTTATCCAAAAAAATAATCCGTTCTCACCACCATCTGAGTAAACTGATTCCATACACAG TCCGAACTGGGGCAACAAAAGTACTGTACAAAATACTGCTTGAAGTAGCAATTTCCATTTTGGCCCATCTGACTGCAGAAAATTACTGGGTGCTAGCATATACATTGCTTAAAAATGTATATGTTTTGTTAAAATACAAGATTAATGTACATCGATTAGATGCGACAACTATTATGCTATTTGCGGAGATTTATTTAGCAAATCAACAACCCATAAAAGCTTTAAAATTACTCAAAC aGAGTAATATTATTCTCAGTTGCCGTTCCCAGTGGAATGTACGAAGTACAGAACAGGATAGTTATTTGAGAACACAAGTAATATCTTTACTATTAGATGAACTTTGTGAACTGTTTCCAGAACATGGATTTACTCTTTTTAGGATTCTAATCACGGAGCAGTTCAGTAACTTCTATCCAATAG ACCTTGCGAGTTTCGCAAATAAAATCGTGTCGGTACTCatacaaaaagaatattacGAATACGTTATAGATGCTGGAATATTAGTTGATGATCAATCATTTACATTAAATACAATTACATTTCGGGCACTGATTGCTATATTAGTTAATCTGGATATGCAATTAGCTAAACAATTGTACCGAAAAGCAATGAATTTAGGGATATATTCTAGACCTCGG TTTCAGCCAATAACATTCCTCATCATAGATTCGGACTGGACAAGCGAAGAAATGTATCTTgggatttttaatttaatgaaacaaCTCTTATTAAATATTGGACATGCAATTGAGCGTGTTTCTCCGAGACAGCTGTCGGTATATCTTATTTTTGAA AGCATCCCCTTAGAAAATCAGCTTAATTATGATACCGGAAAAAATCAGTGTAATAAAACGGTCGAAGCAAGCAGGTTGCTAATGCAACAAAtgttaaaacaaaaatttgatcCGCCTATTTTAATGATGAAAACAAATAAAGACAAAGTATGTAGACTGAATAATAAAAGCGTTTTAGCGTATTTGCAAACTGAGCATTATGAATAA
- the LOC114873749 gene encoding reticulocyte-binding protein homolog 1-like isoform X1 — MIHSIEGVEIHSVKFLLFLFNGIKGGYYIYFYIKRILESNIIHKTIAMGRKRRRNHWRRQWKSITQIKQDISVNENSLKKGYIKNKYKEILGSKEPIVLLKKLPIKEILLPRLINQNSQNNIIKQNYEQKPEHSNQKLNSVKPMPHTPDTSRSKNLSSSWGILHDTDLKEKALKNDTKLKICLNKIKLCDRNLNVISPSDKLKTVHKNDLKQKVQHTQVGRKPKTIINNKFKSKQNQKTYRNLDINENESLHGSSFFNFDSLSHSDVDLSDRIFVKNYIMNRYLADLERSSTLNNIVKETNECCMNSEKENLSLKNVEKDVTNSVCDTLDQNVKKVKKLPTIIREDILPKYSVKLRLSKQEVNQPCNEGAKFHSNDISNEINFQDSGCSTVVPKKSNITHITECLEINKKQSLNLKRKFVIPKMQKKNADFDKDDKEVDKENNKNTLFYKNTLTDLFKQNCLNFDQDTNSQPSKKIKLDNNKWLQNSINFELNNNGIIPQMTTSSGLNNVELNSEEVVTEIDETKSKTDKGIPDFMKQNQIESVVGIQDCNSLQNTKEPEEVASNACELPKKKQYPTSVEEDDDDDDRISLFADSEIIKEYGCSTPSPAHEKPYYMTDKSFDNYYKSNKSEFNEMYENNNVSNTTNEIKFQPRLKSTNSRKNTVNQNYLLRTVFAGSCYKMIQTGTCYNNMCQFSHGFLYTMNLLYRNEEQTFFLVLEELVSNGHIRFIQRIFKELAHNCASDIFYVIKIAKRLFELNSITNEITTDITQCLRTTRRSLNIISDRLATLVNEYDFKFINWILSISQSFIEFGTYWDTFRSLLLKTTYLEPRIVEIILQECIVTRRHLRDININIICKLETNVYSKINEQLLLNFNNLIKCNENNSGIKQNVTAETKTLQQKDISSKTNKEDNNNNNNKNTGNDQNVIIRVNTNFETVHKTPISFEANNEDAENGNTSLTLHPIDGLAEPSSALGRRKFFPFYQEVHRLQEGLENNDYDRVMKILNSVQKNQGTLFANACYQILSKKIIRSHHHLSKLIPYTVRTGATKVLYKILLEVAISILAHLTAENYWVLAYTLLKNVYVLLKYKINVHRLDATTIMLFAEIYLANQQPIKALKLLKQSNIILSCRSQWNVRSTEQDSYLRTQVISLLLDELCELFPEHGFTLFRILITEQFSNFYPIDLASFANKIVSVLIQKEYYEYVIDAGILVDDQSFTLNTITFRALIAILVNLDMQLAKQLYRKAMNLGIYSRPRFQPITFLIIDSDWTSEEMYLGIFNLMKQLLLNIGHAIERVSPRQLSVYLIFESIPLENQLNYDTGKNQCNKTVEASRLLMQQMLKQKFDPPILMMKTNKDKVCRLNNKSVLAYLQTEHYE; from the exons atgatACATAGCATCGAAGGTGTAGAAATACATTCGGtgaaatttcttttgtttctttttaatggAATCAAAGGCG gatattatatatatttttatataaaacgtATCTTAGAAAGTAATATAATTCATAAAACAATCGCAATGGGGAGAAAAAGGAGACGAAATCATTGGCGCCGGCAATGGAAATCTATTACACAGATTAAACAAGATATATCTGTTAATGAGAACTCATTAAAGAAGggatatatcaaaaataaatataaagaaatcCTAGGTTCCAAAGAACCTATTGTTCTTCTAAAGAAACTACCAATAAAAGAGATATTATTGCCTAGACttataaatcaaaattcacaaaataatATCATTAAGCAAAATTATGAACAGAAACCAGAACATAGCAACCAAAAATTAAACAGTGTCAAGCCTATGCCTCATACACCAGACACAAGTAGATCTAAAAATCTATCCAGTTCATGGGGAATACTACATG atacagatttaaaagaaaaagcattaaaaaatgatacaaaatTAAAGATTTGTTTAAATAAGATTAAACTGTGTGatagaaatttaaatgttataaGCCCTtctgataaattaaaaactgttcataaaaatgatttgaaaCAGAAAGTTCAACATACCCAGGTTGGAAGAAAGCCTAAGactattataaataataaatttaagagTAAGCAAAACCAAAAGACTTACAGAAATCttgatataaatgaaaatgagaGCCTACATGGaagttcattttttaattttgatagtTTGTCACATAGTGATGTAGACCTTTCAGAtagaatttttgttaaaaactATATAATGAATAGATATTTGGCAGATTTAGAAAGATCAAGCACTCTTAATAATATtgtcaaagaaacaaatgaatgttgtatgaacagtgaaaaagaaaatttatcattgaaaaatgtagaaaaagaTGTAACAAATTCTGTATGTGATACTCTTGATCAAAATGtgaaaaaagtaaagaaattaCCAACCATTATTAGGGAAGATATATTACCAAAATACTCTGTTAAACTCAGATTATCAAAGCAGGAAGTAAATCAGCCTTGTAATGAGGGTGCTAAATTTCATAGCAATGATATAagtaatgaaataaattttcaagattctGGTTGTTCTACAGTTGTTCCAAAGAAGAGTAACATTACACATATAACTGAATGTTTGGagattaataaaaaacaaagtttaaatttaaaaagaaaatttgttataCCCAAAATGCAGAAAAAAAATGCAGATTTTGATAAAGATGATAAAGAAGTTGataaagaaaacaataaaaataccttattttacaaaaatactttaacagatttatttaaacaaaattgtttaaactttGATCAAGACACTAATAGTCAGCCttcaaaaaaaataaaattggatAACAATAAGTGGCTTcaaaattctattaattttgaattgaatAATAATGGAATAATCCCTCAAATGACAACATCAAGTGGTTTAAATAATGTTGAATTAAATAGTGAGGAGGTAGTTACAGAAATTGATGAAACAAAGTCGAAAACGGATAAAGGTATTCCAGATTTTATGAAACAGAATCAAATTGAAAGTGTTGTGGGTATTCAGGATTGTAATTCACTACAGAATACAAAGGAACCTGAAGAAGTAGCATCAAATGCTTGTGAATTACCTAAGAAGAAGCAGTATCCAACCTCAGTAGAAGaggatgatgatgatgatgaccGTATTTCTTTGTTTGCAgattcagaaataataaaaga gTATGGTTGTTCAACTCCCTCTCCAGCGCACGAAAAACCATATTATATGACTGATAAGTCGtttgataattattataaaagtaacaaatctgaattcaatgaaatgtacgaaaataataatgtaagTAATACTAcaaacgaaataaaatttcaaccaAGACTAAAATCAACAAACTCAAGGAAGAATACAGTAAACCAAAACTATTTACTCAGGACTGTATTTGCAGGAAGCTGTTATAAAATGATACAGACTGGCACATGTTATAATAATATGTGTCAGTTTAGTCACGGT TTTCTGTATACTATGAACTTATTATATCGTAACGAGGAGCAAACGTTCTTTCTCGTGTTAGAGGAATTAGTATCAAACGGTCATATACgttttattcaaagaatattTAAGGAGCTAGCACATAATTGTGCTTCTGACATTTTTTACGTGATAAAAATAGCAAAAAGGTTATTTGAATTAAACAGTATAACTAATGAAATAACAACTGATATCACTCAGTGCTTAAGAACAACGAGAAGATCTTTAAACATAATTAGCGATCGATTAGCCACTCTTGTAAACGAGTatgatttcaaatttataaattggATCCTGAGTATTTCACAAAGTTTTATCGAATTTGGTACATACTGGGATACTTTTAGAAGTTTACTGCTGAAAACAACATATTTGGAACCACGGATTGTAGAGATTATTTTACAAGAATGTATCGTTACAAGAAGACATCTTCGCGATATAAATATCAACATTATATGTAAACTCGAAACCAATGtttattctaaaataaatgaacaattattattaaattttaataatttaatcaaatgTAATGAGAATAATTCGGGGATAAAGCAAAATGTTACAGCAGAAACAAAAACATTACAGCAGAAAGATATTTCTTCCAAAACGAACAAagaagataataataataataataataaaaatacaggAAATGATCAAAATGTAATAATTCGTGTtaatacaaattttgaaacagTTCATAAGACACCTATTTCTTTCGAAGCAAATAATGAAGATGCAGAAAATGGAAATACTTCTTTAACATTACACCCGATAG ATGGTTTAGCAGAGCCTTCTTCTGCACTAGGAAGGCgaaaattttttcctttttatcaaGAAGTTCACAGGCTTCAGGAAGGACTTGAGAATAATGATTATGATCGTGTTATGAAAATCCTTAATTCAGTTCAAAAAAATCAAGGAACGCTTTTTGCAAATGCATGTTACCAAATTTTATCCAAAAAAATAATCCGTTCTCACCACCATCTGAGTAAACTGATTCCATACACAG TCCGAACTGGGGCAACAAAAGTACTGTACAAAATACTGCTTGAAGTAGCAATTTCCATTTTGGCCCATCTGACTGCAGAAAATTACTGGGTGCTAGCATATACATTGCTTAAAAATGTATATGTTTTGTTAAAATACAAGATTAATGTACATCGATTAGATGCGACAACTATTATGCTATTTGCGGAGATTTATTTAGCAAATCAACAACCCATAAAAGCTTTAAAATTACTCAAAC aGAGTAATATTATTCTCAGTTGCCGTTCCCAGTGGAATGTACGAAGTACAGAACAGGATAGTTATTTGAGAACACAAGTAATATCTTTACTATTAGATGAACTTTGTGAACTGTTTCCAGAACATGGATTTACTCTTTTTAGGATTCTAATCACGGAGCAGTTCAGTAACTTCTATCCAATAG ACCTTGCGAGTTTCGCAAATAAAATCGTGTCGGTACTCatacaaaaagaatattacGAATACGTTATAGATGCTGGAATATTAGTTGATGATCAATCATTTACATTAAATACAATTACATTTCGGGCACTGATTGCTATATTAGTTAATCTGGATATGCAATTAGCTAAACAATTGTACCGAAAAGCAATGAATTTAGGGATATATTCTAGACCTCGG TTTCAGCCAATAACATTCCTCATCATAGATTCGGACTGGACAAGCGAAGAAATGTATCTTgggatttttaatttaatgaaacaaCTCTTATTAAATATTGGACATGCAATTGAGCGTGTTTCTCCGAGACAGCTGTCGGTATATCTTATTTTTGAA AGCATCCCCTTAGAAAATCAGCTTAATTATGATACCGGAAAAAATCAGTGTAATAAAACGGTCGAAGCAAGCAGGTTGCTAATGCAACAAAtgttaaaacaaaaatttgatcCGCCTATTTTAATGATGAAAACAAATAAAGACAAAGTATGTAGACTGAATAATAAAAGCGTTTTAGCGTATTTGCAAACTGAGCATTATGAATAA